A stretch of the Odontesthes bonariensis isolate fOdoBon6 chromosome 5, fOdoBon6.hap1, whole genome shotgun sequence genome encodes the following:
- the phactr4b gene encoding phosphatase and actin regulator 4B isoform X6 yields the protein MENRDDETEQHHSTMVGEGGSTGDSTPPPKRKGKFSTLGKIFKPWKWRKKKSSERFKETSEELERKMSTRRTRQELIEQGVLKEVPDSDGDAQNVKQSYVKNGHTLPLGGGGGGVISSGRSPCNHGTLPSESDFRMNPAWLTQSDDRKGRSPSDLDRRGALGSRGTGLHEDGRRSGGMGGRAHGEGEWKSNLAWQGQFHGQMEEGRRGGRLHPEDGARRPGLQKAPSEDGRRSRPAEADWKPTLPRHASAEEGRARRESDSHFAPDSEALQDTLREPLPPKHSVMPPKWLMSSTPEPGNEGPSRTPSNHPTSQYSSPSALTSKPVRSVSSAGASTQQSTATALTSTSQTTKQPPLPPPKPVNRNNAAMLGDFTQAPGGASLVPAKPSPPMPPKRTTPVTKRNTEDSSSSSHPINPSAVSMEEHSSLPVGFQLPPPPPSPPLPTHRPPSPPRQHIHTHHLHHQHSYPHPLPQPIPMLFDPPSPTNDSPQRPAPVPLHIMIQRALSSPGPAQPHPDGVQRAHTLLFETPPEYQGDRGRPLPVSIQPLKLSEDDYSEEEDDEEEEEYDGEIPQPELEPRSRRCLVGDAGICVIPGGNSSEEEEEEEDDDDEEEERDIHGEDSDSDGPVIHKEEDSDEDEDEEDEPPLSALASRVKRKDTLALKLSCRPCAPDRDRFAQDRSSRDDHPPGQTGLTWQSREQWEAIRTQIGTALSRRLSQRPTAEELEQRNILQPKNQADRQAEVREIKRRLTRKLSQRPTVAELQARKILRFHEYVEVTDAQDYDRRADKPWTKLTPADKAAIRKELNDYKSTEMEVHEESRIYTRFHRP from the exons ATGGAAAATCGCG ATGATGAAACTGAGCAGCACCACAGCACAATGGTGGGAGAGGGGGGCAGCACGGGGGACAGCACCCCTCCCCCGAAGCGAAAAGGCAAGTTTTCTACCCTTGGCAAGATCTTCAAACCCTGGaagtggaggaagaagaaaagcagCGAGAGGTTCAAGGAAACTTCCGAAG AGTTGGAGAGAAAGATGTCGACCAGGCGCACGCGGCAGGAGCTCATAGAGCAGGGCGTGCTGAAGGAGGTCCCAGACAGCG ACGGAGATGCACAGAATGTGAAACAGTCCTACGTGAAGAATGGCCACACTCTTCCgctcggaggaggaggaggaggagtcatcAGCAGTGGAAGGAGCCCCTGCAACCACGGCACACTCCCCTCAGAGTCAGACTTTAGGATGAACCCTGCGTGGCTCACCCAGTCAGATGACCGCAAGGGGCGCTCTCCCTCGGACCTGGACCGCCGTGGAGCTTTGGGCTCCAGGGGCACAGGGCTGCACGAAGACGGGCGGAGAAGCGGAGGGATGGGGGGACGTGCACATGGGGAGGGTGAGTGGAAATCTAACCTGGCCTGGCAGGGCCAGTTCCACGGCCAGATGGAGGAGGGCAGACGTGGTGGCAGACTCCACCCTGAGGACGGAGCGAGGAGGCCCGGGCTGCAGAAGGCCCCATCAGAAGACGGCAGGAGGAGTCGGCCTGCAGAAGCGGACTGGAAGCCCACGCTTCCTCGACACGCTTCCGCAGAGGAGGGAAGAGCCCGCAGAG AGTCAGACAGCCATTTTGCCCCCGACTCAGAGGCCCTGCAGGACACGCTGCGTGAGCCTCTGCCACCTAAACATTCGGTCATGCCTCCAAAGTGGCTCATGAGCTCCACCCCTGAACCTGGCAACGAGGGTCCGTCTCGGACGCCATCCAACCACCCCACGAGCCAGTACTCCTCTCCATCGGCTTTGACGTCAAAACCGGTTCGGTCCGTGTCTTCTGCGGGTGCCAGCACTCAGCAAAGTACAGCTACCGCCCTGACCTCCACCTCTCAGACAACCAAGCAGCCCCCTCTGCCTCCACCCAAACCTGTGAACAGGAACAATGCCGCCATGCTGG GGGACTTCACCCAAGCCCCAGGAGGTGCCAGTCTTGTTCCAGCCAAGCCCTCCCCTCCGATGCCTCCGAAGAGGACCACCCCAGTCACCAAACGCAACACAGAGGACTCTTCTTCTTCGAGCCATCCCATCAACCCCTCCGCTGTCTCTATGGAGGAGCACAGCAGCCTCCCTGTTGGCTTCCAgcttccccctcctcctccttctccacctCTGCCAACTCACAGACCACCCTCTCCACCCCGTCAGCACATACACACCCACCACCTTCACCATCAGCACTCCTACCCCCACCCACTGCCCCAACCAATACCGATGTTGTTCGACCCGCCGAGCCCGACGAATGACTCTCCACAGCGCCCAGCCCCTGTCCCCCTGCACATCATGATCCAGCGAGCCCTGTCCAGTCCCGGCCCAGCTCAGCCGCATCCAGACGGGGTACAGCGGGCGCACACTCTGCTTTTCGAGACCCCACCGGAGTACCAAGGAGATCGGGGTCGGCCTCTGCCGGTCAGCATCCAACCGCTGAAACT ATCTGAAGATGACTACTCGGAGGAGGAAGATgacgaggaagaggaggagtatGACGGGGAGATCCCCCAGCCCGAGCTGGAGCCCCGGAGTCGGCGGTGTCTGGTTGGTGACGCTGGCATCTGTGTCATCCCAGGGGGAAATAgcagtgaggaggaggaggaggaagaagatgatgatgatgaagaggaagagCGTGACATCCACGGGGAGGACAGTGACTCAGACGGTCCGGTGATTCATAAAGAGGAAGACTcggatgaggatgaggatgaggaggatgagCCCCCACTGA GTGCCCTGGCCAGCAGGGTCAAGAGGAAGGACACGCTGGCTCTGAAGCTGAGCTGCCGTCCCTGCGCCCCCGACAGGGACCGCTTCGCCCAggacaggagcagcagagacgATCACCCTCCAGGACAGACGGGCCTCACCTGGCAGAGCAGGGAGCAGTGGGAGGCCATTCGCACACAGATCGGCACCGCACTCTCACG GCGACTCAGCCAGAGACCCACTGCTGAAGAACTCGAACAAAGGAACATCCTTCAGC CCAAAAATCAGGCTGACAGACAAGCCGAGGTTCGAGAGATCAAGCGGCGGCTGACCAGAAAG CTGAGTCAAAGACCCACGGTTGCAGAGCTACAGGCGAGAAAAATCTTGCGTTTCCACGAGTATGTGGAAGTCACAGATGCCCAAGACTATGACAGGAGGGCAGACAAGCCGTGGACCAAGCTGACTCCTGCCGACAAG GCAGCCATCCGGAAGGAGCTCAATGATTATAAGAGCACTGAAATGGAGGTTCATGAAGAAAGCAGAATTTACACAAG gtTTCATCGGCCTTAA
- the phactr4b gene encoding phosphatase and actin regulator 4B isoform X5: MGQSLRVAIPAEDPQQHNNGDDETEQHHSTMVGEGGSTGDSTPPPKRKGKFSTLGKIFKPWKWRKKKSSERFKETSEELERKMSTRRTRQELIEQGVLKEVPDSDGDAQNVKQSYVKNGHTLPLGGGGGGVISSGRSPCNHGTLPSESDFRMNPAWLTQSDDRKGRSPSDLDRRGALGSRGTGLHEDGRRSGGMGGRAHGEGEWKSNLAWQGQFHGQMEEGRRGGRLHPEDGARRPGLQKAPSEDGRRSRPAEADWKPTLPRHASAEEGRARRESDSHFAPDSEALQDTLREPLPPKHSVMPPKWLMSSTPEPGNEGPSRTPSNHPTSQYSSPSALTSKPVRSVSSAGASTQQSTATALTSTSQTTKQPPLPPPKPVNRNNAAMLGDFTQAPGGASLVPAKPSPPMPPKRTTPVTKRNTEDSSSSSHPINPSAVSMEEHSSLPVGFQLPPPPPSPPLPTHRPPSPPRQHIHTHHLHHQHSYPHPLPQPIPMLFDPPSPTNDSPQRPAPVPLHIMIQRALSSPGPAQPHPDGVQRAHTLLFETPPEYQGDRGRPLPVSIQPLKLSEDDYSEEEDDEEEEEYDGEIPQPELEPRSRRCLVGDAGICVIPGGNSSEEEEEEEDDDDEEEERDIHGEDSDSDGPVIHKEEDSDEDEDEEDEPPLSALASRVKRKDTLALKLSCRPCAPDRDRFAQDRSSRDDHPPGQTGLTWQSREQWEAIRTQIGTALSRRLSQRPTAEELEQRNILQPKNQADRQAEVREIKRRLTRKLSQRPTVAELQARKILRFHEYVEVTDAQDYDRRADKPWTKLTPADKAAIRKELNDYKSTEMEVHEESRIYTRFHRP; encoded by the exons ATGGGACAGAGCCTTCGTGTAGCGATCCCAGCTGAGGACCCACAACAGCACAACAATGGCG ATGATGAAACTGAGCAGCACCACAGCACAATGGTGGGAGAGGGGGGCAGCACGGGGGACAGCACCCCTCCCCCGAAGCGAAAAGGCAAGTTTTCTACCCTTGGCAAGATCTTCAAACCCTGGaagtggaggaagaagaaaagcagCGAGAGGTTCAAGGAAACTTCCGAAG AGTTGGAGAGAAAGATGTCGACCAGGCGCACGCGGCAGGAGCTCATAGAGCAGGGCGTGCTGAAGGAGGTCCCAGACAGCG ACGGAGATGCACAGAATGTGAAACAGTCCTACGTGAAGAATGGCCACACTCTTCCgctcggaggaggaggaggaggagtcatcAGCAGTGGAAGGAGCCCCTGCAACCACGGCACACTCCCCTCAGAGTCAGACTTTAGGATGAACCCTGCGTGGCTCACCCAGTCAGATGACCGCAAGGGGCGCTCTCCCTCGGACCTGGACCGCCGTGGAGCTTTGGGCTCCAGGGGCACAGGGCTGCACGAAGACGGGCGGAGAAGCGGAGGGATGGGGGGACGTGCACATGGGGAGGGTGAGTGGAAATCTAACCTGGCCTGGCAGGGCCAGTTCCACGGCCAGATGGAGGAGGGCAGACGTGGTGGCAGACTCCACCCTGAGGACGGAGCGAGGAGGCCCGGGCTGCAGAAGGCCCCATCAGAAGACGGCAGGAGGAGTCGGCCTGCAGAAGCGGACTGGAAGCCCACGCTTCCTCGACACGCTTCCGCAGAGGAGGGAAGAGCCCGCAGAG AGTCAGACAGCCATTTTGCCCCCGACTCAGAGGCCCTGCAGGACACGCTGCGTGAGCCTCTGCCACCTAAACATTCGGTCATGCCTCCAAAGTGGCTCATGAGCTCCACCCCTGAACCTGGCAACGAGGGTCCGTCTCGGACGCCATCCAACCACCCCACGAGCCAGTACTCCTCTCCATCGGCTTTGACGTCAAAACCGGTTCGGTCCGTGTCTTCTGCGGGTGCCAGCACTCAGCAAAGTACAGCTACCGCCCTGACCTCCACCTCTCAGACAACCAAGCAGCCCCCTCTGCCTCCACCCAAACCTGTGAACAGGAACAATGCCGCCATGCTGG GGGACTTCACCCAAGCCCCAGGAGGTGCCAGTCTTGTTCCAGCCAAGCCCTCCCCTCCGATGCCTCCGAAGAGGACCACCCCAGTCACCAAACGCAACACAGAGGACTCTTCTTCTTCGAGCCATCCCATCAACCCCTCCGCTGTCTCTATGGAGGAGCACAGCAGCCTCCCTGTTGGCTTCCAgcttccccctcctcctccttctccacctCTGCCAACTCACAGACCACCCTCTCCACCCCGTCAGCACATACACACCCACCACCTTCACCATCAGCACTCCTACCCCCACCCACTGCCCCAACCAATACCGATGTTGTTCGACCCGCCGAGCCCGACGAATGACTCTCCACAGCGCCCAGCCCCTGTCCCCCTGCACATCATGATCCAGCGAGCCCTGTCCAGTCCCGGCCCAGCTCAGCCGCATCCAGACGGGGTACAGCGGGCGCACACTCTGCTTTTCGAGACCCCACCGGAGTACCAAGGAGATCGGGGTCGGCCTCTGCCGGTCAGCATCCAACCGCTGAAACT ATCTGAAGATGACTACTCGGAGGAGGAAGATgacgaggaagaggaggagtatGACGGGGAGATCCCCCAGCCCGAGCTGGAGCCCCGGAGTCGGCGGTGTCTGGTTGGTGACGCTGGCATCTGTGTCATCCCAGGGGGAAATAgcagtgaggaggaggaggaggaagaagatgatgatgatgaagaggaagagCGTGACATCCACGGGGAGGACAGTGACTCAGACGGTCCGGTGATTCATAAAGAGGAAGACTcggatgaggatgaggatgaggaggatgagCCCCCACTGA GTGCCCTGGCCAGCAGGGTCAAGAGGAAGGACACGCTGGCTCTGAAGCTGAGCTGCCGTCCCTGCGCCCCCGACAGGGACCGCTTCGCCCAggacaggagcagcagagacgATCACCCTCCAGGACAGACGGGCCTCACCTGGCAGAGCAGGGAGCAGTGGGAGGCCATTCGCACACAGATCGGCACCGCACTCTCACG GCGACTCAGCCAGAGACCCACTGCTGAAGAACTCGAACAAAGGAACATCCTTCAGC CCAAAAATCAGGCTGACAGACAAGCCGAGGTTCGAGAGATCAAGCGGCGGCTGACCAGAAAG CTGAGTCAAAGACCCACGGTTGCAGAGCTACAGGCGAGAAAAATCTTGCGTTTCCACGAGTATGTGGAAGTCACAGATGCCCAAGACTATGACAGGAGGGCAGACAAGCCGTGGACCAAGCTGACTCCTGCCGACAAG GCAGCCATCCGGAAGGAGCTCAATGATTATAAGAGCACTGAAATGGAGGTTCATGAAGAAAGCAGAATTTACACAAG gtTTCATCGGCCTTAA